The proteins below come from a single Triticum aestivum cultivar Chinese Spring chromosome 5D, IWGSC CS RefSeq v2.1, whole genome shotgun sequence genomic window:
- the LOC123123415 gene encoding splicing factor 3B subunit 6-like protein: protein MAAASLRKGNARLPPEVNRALFVRNLPFNISSEEMYDIFGKYGAIRQIRLGNAKDTRGTAYVVYEDIYDAKNAVDHLSGFNVANRYLIVLYSQLNRMSKKTDIKKKEDEITRLQEKYGVGSKTPSANDA, encoded by the coding sequence atggcggcggcgagcctGAGGAAGGGGAACGCGAGGCTGCCGCCGGAGGTGAACAGGGCGCTGTTCGTGCGGAACCTGCCGTTCAACATCTCGAGCGAGGAGATGTACGACATCTTCGGCAAGTACGGGGCGATCCGGCAGATCCGACTGGGCAACGCCAAGGACACGCGGGGGACGGCGTACGTGGTGTACGAGGACATCTACGACGCCAAGAACGCCGTCGACCACCTCTCGGGCTTCAACGTCGCCAACCGCTACCTCATCGTGCTCTACTCGCAGCTCAACAGGATGTCCAAGAAGACGGACATCAAGAAGAAGGAGGACGAGATCACCAGGCTCCAGGAGAAGTACGGCGTCGGATCCAAGACCCCCTCCGCCAACGACGCCTGA
- the LOC123121086 gene encoding protein MIZU-KUSSEI 1-like has translation MPRTTPSSPLSRATPPRSPTAASRLAVAPASPTTPQCAIPASPRTPPAPSRASTPPPTTPRTPRPEITLKEPSSANEKRAPAAVRGPPSRALRAIRAMLRSFPIIAPAACRPASALPRRHGKPHDGHAGGRARVTGTFYGHRRARIVLAVQERPGSLPTLVLELGVLTGKLMQEISAGGHVRIALECEKKSKKSPDAGEGGGSVSLLEEAMWTAYVNGRRVGYAVRREATDGDLAVMQLLSTVSVGAGVLPGDVVDEPPGGAADADGEVAYMRAGFDRVTGSKDSESFYMVSPDGDGGAGAGGGTELSIFFVRV, from the coding sequence ATGCCGCGCACGACGCCGTCGAGCCCGCTGTCCCGcgcgacgccgccgcgctcccCGACGGCGGCTAGCCGCCTGGCTGTCGCGCCGGCGTCCCCGaccaccccgcagtgcgccatcCCGGCCTCGCCGCGCACGCCGCCGGCGCCGTCCAGGGCGTCCACCCCGCCGCCGACCACGCCGCGCACGCCGCGCCCTGAGATCACGCTCAAAGAGCCGTCGTCGGCGAATGAGAAGCGCGCGCCCGCGGCCGTCCGGGGCCCGCCGTCGCGCGCGCTGCGCGCCATCCGCGCAATGCTCCGCTCCTTCCCCATCATCGCGCCGGCCGCGTGCCGCCCGGCGTCGGCCCTCCCCAGGCGCCACGGCAAGCCGCACGACGGCCACGCCGGCGGCCGCGCGCGCGTCACCGGCACCTTCTACGGCCACCGCCGCGCCCGCATCGTGCTCGCCGTGCAGGAGCGGCCCGGCAGCCTCCCCACCCTCGTCCTCGAGCTCGGCGTGCTCACGGGGAAGCTCATGCAGGAGATCTCCGCGGGCGGCCACGTCCGCATCGCCCTAGAGTGCGAGAAGAAGTCCAAGAAGTCGCCCGACGCAGGCGAAGGCGGCGGGAGCGTCAGCCTGCTGGAGGAGGCGATGTGGACGGCGTACGTCAACGGCCGGCGCGTTGGGTACGCGGTCAGGCGGGAGGCCACGGACGGCGACCTCGCGGTCATGCAGCTGCTGAGCACCGTGTCGGTGGGCGCCGGCGTGCTGCCCGGGGACGTGGTGGACGAGCCGCCCGGCGGGGCGGCGGATGCGGACGGCGAGGTGGCGTACATGCGCGCGGGGTTCGACAGGGTCACCGGGAGCAAGGACTCGGAGTCGTTCTACATGGTCAGCCCGGACGGggacggcggcgccggcgccggcggtggcACGGAGCTCAGCATTTTCTTTGTCAGGGTGTAG
- the LOC123123414 gene encoding peptidyl-prolyl cis-trans isomerase CYP22, protein MASAISAGPTPPAAAPSSVEWHQRPPNPKNPVVFFDVTIGSIPAGRIKMELFADVVPKTAENFRQFCTGEYRKSAIPQGYKGCQFHRVIKDFMIQGGDFVKGDGSGCISIYGTKFDDENFIAKHTGPGLLSMANSGANSNGSQFFLTCAKCEWLDNKHVVFGRVLGDGLLVLRKIENVATGPNNRPKLACVISECGEM, encoded by the exons ATGGCGTCCGCCATATCTGCGGGGCCCACGCCGCCGGCCGCGGCGCCGTCGTCGGTGGAGTGGCACCAGCGGCCGCCGAACCCGAAGAACCCGGTGGTGTTCTTCGACGTGACCATCGGGTCCATCCCGGCCGGCCGCATCAAGATGGAGCTCTTCGCCGACGTCGTCCCCAAGACCGCCGAGAACTTCAG GCAGTTCTGCACTGGCGAGTACAG GAAGTCAGCTATTCCACAGGGGTATAAGGGTTGTCAGTTCCATCGAGTGATCAAAGATTTCATGATTCAGGGAGGTGACTTCGTAAAG GGTGATGGTAGTGGATGCATATCAATATATGGTACCAAATTTGATGATGAAAATTTCATTGCGAAGCATACTGGCCCTGGCCTGCTCTCCATG GCGAACAGTGGAGCTAACTCTAATGGATCTCAG TTCTTTTTAACTTGTGCAAAGTGTGAATGGCTGGACAACAAGCACGTGGTTTTCGGG AGGGTGCTGGGAGATGGTCTGCTTGTGTTGCGGAAGATTGAAAACGTAGCGACTGGACCAAACAACCGGCCAAAGCTTGCCTGTGTGATTAGCGAGTGTGGCGAGATGTAA